The DNA sequence GCAGAACAGGGCGCACAGGACCGCGGCCCCGGCCATCATCTGGAGGAGGGACCCGGCGAAGCGGCCCGCGGCCGCCGCGGGCAGGGTGAGCAGGGCGATGACCAGCACGACGCCGACGACCATGGACAGGGCGACGACGGTGAGGGCGGTCATGGCCAGCAGCAGCAGGTAGTAGGCGTCGGCGGGCAGGTTGCGCAGGCGCACAAACTCCTCGTCGAAGCACACGGCGAGGAAGGGGCGGAAGAAGAGGGCCGCCAGCCCGAGGATCACCGCGTCGAGCAGGAGCAGGAACCAAAGCCCGCGCCCCGTCACGAGGAGGATGTTTCCGAAAAGATAGCCCATGAGGTCCTGGTTGTACCCCGGCGTGGCGTGGAGGAAAAGGATGCCCGCCGCCATGCCCACGCTCCACACGGCGCTGATGACGGTGTCCTCGCGCTCGCGGTGGCGCAGGGAGATCCACCCGATGAGCCCCGCCGCCGCCAGCGCCGCCGCCAGCGCGCCGTATTCCGGGCGCAGCCAGTCCCACCCGCGCGTCACGCTGAGGTACCGCGCCGCGCCGAGCCCGCCGAGCACGCAGTGCGCGACCCCGGCGGCGATGTAGGTGATCCGCCGCACCACGACATAGGACCCCACCACGCCGCAGGCCACGCTGACCAGCAGCGCGGCCAGCAGGGCGTTGCGCGCCAGGGGATACGCCGCCACAGCCAGCCAGAAGTCACCCATGGCCGCACCCCCCGCCGTCCGCGGCCGCGCTGCCCGGAAGACCCAGCCCCGTGATGTGGCGCATGAGGTCCTCGTCCACCCGCGCCGTGGGCGGGTGGACGTGCACCGTCCGGTTCACACAGTAGATGACGTCGAGGAAGCGCGAGGCCACCTTCGCGTGGTGCGTGATCAGCAGCACCGTCAGCCGCCCCCGCAGCCCGTCCAGCACCTCCAGCACCGCCTCCTCCGCCGTCGCGTCCAGGTTCGACGTCGGCTCGTCCAGCAGCAGCAGCTCGGGGTCCGTGGCCAGGCCGCGCGCGATGAGCACGCGCTGGCGCTGGCCCCCCGACAGGTCGTTGAACCACCGGCCCGCCAGGTCCGACAGCCCGACCGTCGCCAGCGCGCGGTCCACCCGCGCCGCCCGCTCGCGCCGCGGCTCCCGCGCCCCCAGCCGCCCCATGGCCGCCACCTCGCGCACCCGCACGGGGAACAAGGGGTCGGCGGTGAACTGCTGGGGCACGTAGCCGACGCGGCGGCGCGCGGCCTCGGGCGGCCCGCCAAAGAGGCGCACCTCGCCGGAGGCAACGGGCAGCAGCCCGAGCACGGCGCGGAAGAGGGTGGTCTTGCCGCCGC is a window from the Candidatus Hydrogenedentota bacterium genome containing:
- a CDS encoding metal ABC transporter permease, producing MGDFWLAVAAYPLARNALLAALLVSVACGVVGSYVVVRRITYIAAGVAHCVLGGLGAARYLSVTRGWDWLRPEYGALAAALAAAGLIGWISLRHREREDTVISAVWSVGMAAGILFLHATPGYNQDLMGYLFGNILLVTGRGLWFLLLLDAVILGLAALFFRPFLAVCFDEEFVRLRNLPADAYYLLLLAMTALTVVALSMVVGVVLVIALLTLPAAAAGRFAGSLLQMMAGAAVLCALFCVAGLTVSYRPDWPAGPVIILIAGAAYLVAALAPRLLRRAPRAGK
- a CDS encoding ABC transporter ATP-binding protein, with the protein product MTPSPAVSLRRVTCGYGAEPVLREVDMTVMPGQFVTVVGPNGGGKTTLFRAVLGLLPVASGEVRLFGGPPEAARRRVGYVPQQFTADPLFPVRVREVAAMGRLGAREPRRERAARVDRALATVGLSDLAGRWFNDLSGGQRQRVLIARGLATDPELLLLDEPTSNLDATAEEAVLEVLDGLRGRLTVLLITHHAKVASRFLDVIYCVNRTVHVHPPTARVDEDLMRHITGLGLPGSAAADGGGCGHG